Genomic segment of Cytobacillus suaedae:
CATTTTGTTGACTACTATCGTGAAAACTTATCTAGTAGACGATGGAGCCAGCGCATGAATACTCTTTATATGATTGAAGACTTTAATTTGTCCTTACTAATGCCTGAAGTTTTACAGTTATATCAATCGAAAAAGGTAACTAAATCAGAGGAAAGCCAAATCTTACAGTTAATGTCAAAGTTTGATTACCCTGATATCTTAGACAAAATCCAAAGTTCAAAGTTCAACTTATCTGAATTTACTTATCGATCCATCTTTAACAAGATGACTCCGAGTACACTTGAATACACAATAGCAAAATATCACCAATTACCTTACGATTTGCAACTACCGTTAATTGATATTATTGGAGTGAAGAACTTAATTCACAAAGGCCCTTTTTTGGAAAAGTTACTACGAGAATCCTCAGGGAAAGAAGAAACAAAAATTCGAATCTTAAAAGTAATTTCAGAAATTGGATATCCACTACCTAATGAATTAGTGGAAAAATTTTTACAGTCCTCGAATTGGGCAATTCGAATGATGGCTGCTAAAGTGTGTGGCACTCTTCGGGAGGACGTTCTCTTACCGTATTTAAAGCCATTATTAATAGATGAACATTTTTCAGTTCGTACTCAAGCAGCAAGGTCACTTCTTTTATATCCTAATGGTAAAGAATTACTAGAGGAGATAATAAAGACTA
This window contains:
- a CDS encoding HEAT repeat domain-containing protein, whose translation is MLRNEIIYFFLCLSILIILLSLLLVYLMIRKARENKRKAKIEDYKEKHREQMFAYIYKNQTTRMLVPDNELKLQAIEELLGDFANVLSGEQAERNITGFATDHFVDYYRENLSSRRWSQRMNTLYMIEDFNLSLLMPEVLQLYQSKKVTKSEESQILQLMSKFDYPDILDKIQSSKFNLSEFTYRSIFNKMTPSTLEYTIAKYHQLPYDLQLPLIDIIGVKNLIHKGPFLEKLLRESSGKEETKIRILKVISEIGYPLPNELVEKFLQSSNWAIRMMAAKVCGTLREDVLLPYLKPLLIDEHFSVRTQAARSLLLYPNGKELLEEIIKTTDDMYARDMAIDWLERGTNYELR